The Rahnella aquatilis CIP 78.65 = ATCC 33071 genomic sequence ATTCAAATCAATTAACTTTTCTTGTATGCCGTTACATCCATTAAGAATAATCTTAATTCACTCCTTTTTTTGTTCAGTCACACAGTAAATTGTGACATAAACCAAATTTATCAAAACTCTCCCTGCCCCTTAAGGGGTAAATAAATCACTTCCAACAATTCATTTTTCATGCAAAAAGTAGAGTCAGCACGCAGTTTGTACATTTTGTGCTGACACCAAAGAATCCAATCATTATGCAGAACAGGGACGTCCTATGAGGACTTACTATGCAAACGATAATCTTGGATCCATGCCGGTATACGCGTCTCGGATTGCAACAATTTCTCGCCAGTGAACAAGACATCAGTTACATCAGCCATTTTGAGCAACTTCCGGAGGGTTGCAGCAAACTGGATCCTTCCCTTGTTTTTATTAACGAGGATTGCATATCGTCTCATTCAGGTAATAAAGAACGTCTGGGGGAACTGATCACTGAATATCCTGATACGCTGTTTTTTATTTTTATGTCCCGTACACGTATTCATTTCGAAGAGTATATTTTTGTTCGTAAGAACGTCATTATCACCTCGAAATCCATTAAGGCCGGTACGCTTAAGCAGTTAATGAATCATCCGTTATTACCGCAGGCGCAGGAT encodes the following:
- the rcsA gene encoding transcriptional regulator RcsA translates to MQTIILDPCRYTRLGLQQFLASEQDISYISHFEQLPEGCSKLDPSLVFINEDCISSHSGNKERLGELITEYPDTLFFIFMSRTRIHFEEYIFVRKNVIITSKSIKAGTLKQLMNHPLLPQAQDPAGSGMLDTRPVMLSRSESAMLRMWMSGNGTLEISDKLQIKTKTVSSYKGNIKRKIKSPNKHIIYHVVRLCDQLTNGLYVN